One Mangifera indica cultivar Alphonso chromosome 4, CATAS_Mindica_2.1, whole genome shotgun sequence genomic region harbors:
- the LOC123213527 gene encoding uncharacterized protein LOC123213527: protein MASAANSIISLNRTLSLSFPSPKLRNTHLHRPSKITLPPIQLQYHNQWYQPTLLVSFVAKTSLPDVQVPTTTTTANSWSEFAKNVSGEWDGHGADFTNEGIPIELPESVVPEAYREWEIKVLDWQTQCPTLAQPEENFMFYKTIKLLPTVGCEADAATQYSIDERKIGGEVSEVSAFAYQSSGCYAAVWPVGDNGTYKLLELEYCLINPRDQESRVRIIQVVHEENKKMVLKNIRVFCEQWYGPFRNGEQLGGCAIRDSGFAATDAMKASEVVGVWQGPSAVACFTNSQNNTPQELLSGSMQKSMRDEQGVILLPKQLWCSLKESEDGGTFCEVGWLFDQGQAITSRCIFSNDAKLKEMSLAQQTPILESV, encoded by the exons ATGGCATCAGCAGCAAATTCCATAATCTCCCTAAACAGAACCTTAAGCCTCAGTTTCCCATCGCCAAAGCTGCGAAACACGCACCTTCATCGTCCCTCCAAGATTACTCTTCCCCCAATTCAACTTCAGTACCACAATCAATGGTACCAACCAACTTTGCTCGTCTCTTTCGTCGCCAAAACCAGCTTACCTGATGTTCAAGttcccaccaccaccactactGCTAATT CATGGTCAGAATTTGCCAAAAACGTGTCCGGTGAATGGGATGGACATGGAGCTGATTTCACAAATGAAGGAATCCCAATTGAACTTCCTGAGTCTGTTGTACCTGAAGCTTATAGAGAGTGGGAAATTAAGGTTTTAGACTGGCAGACCCAGTGCCCCACACTGGCTCAGCCGGAGGAGAATTTCATGttttacaaaacaataaaactactCCCCACTGTTGGATGTGAAGCAGATGCCGCAACTCAGTATAGCATTGACGAGCGAAAAATTGGAGGTGAGGTCAGTGAAGTTTCTGCTTTTGCATATCAGTCTAGTGGCTGTTATGCGGCTGTTTGGCCAGTTGGGGATAATGGTACATATAAATTATTGGAGTTGGAGTATTGCTTAATCAATCCTCGAGATCAAGAATCTCGTGTGAGGATAATTCAGGTTGTTCACGAAGAGAATAAAAAGATGGTATTGAAAAACATTAGAGTTTTTTGTGAGCAGTGGTATGGACCATTTAGAAATGGTGAACAGCTTGGGGGATGTGCAATCCGTGATTCTGGTTTTGCAGCTACAGATGCAATGAAAGCTTCAGAGGTGGTTGGTGTCTGGCAGGGTCCTAGTGCTGTCGCCTGTTTCAccaattctcaaaat AATACTCCCCAAGAACTGTTAAGTGGCAGTATGCAGAAGTCGATGAGAGATGAACAGGGTGTAATATTGCTTCCAAAGCAGTTGTGGTGTTCACTAAAAGAAAGTGAAGATGGTGGAACGTTCTGTGAAGTAGGGTGGTTATTTGATCAGGGACAAGCTATTACATCAAGATGCATCTTCTCAAATGATGCCAAATTGAAG GAAATGTCACTAGCTCAACAAACACCAATTTTGGAGAGTGTTTAG